Proteins from a genomic interval of Verrucomicrobium sp.:
- a CDS encoding menaquinone biosynthesis decarboxylase yields the protein MAYSSTRDFIAKLDAAGELRRITEPVRTELEITALADREMKSPGGGKALLIEKPVLPNRMASRFPVLINAYGSEKRMALALSSPSVDEVAGKIAYLLKAKPPRSLSEGWELFRAGLDVLLHAKPTRVKSGPCKDVILRAEDGGIGLDALPVLTCWPEDGGPFVTLPNVHTRDPDSGERNIGMYRMQVFSPWTTGMHWQVHKVGARHGKRYYETGTRMPVAVCLGADPALTFAATAPMPDGFDELLLAGFLRGKSIDLVKCETSDLEVPADSDFVIEGYVDPAEPLRPEGPFGDHTGFYTPVDNYPAFHVTCITHRKDAVYPATIVGKPPMEDFYLGTASVRVFLPVFKMNFPEIVDMALPAEGVFHNLVFVSIKKQYPYQAYKIMHALWGMGQMMFAKIIVVVDEDVNVHDTSDVLFHLCANIDPQRDSLFTKGPCDALDHAPTVANIGSHVGFDATRKLPGEGYTRGWPEECRLPAGLLAEIERKFPR from the coding sequence ATGGCTTATTCCTCAACCCGCGACTTCATCGCGAAACTCGACGCCGCCGGCGAGCTGCGCCGCATCACGGAACCCGTCCGCACGGAGCTGGAAATCACCGCCCTGGCCGACCGGGAGATGAAATCCCCCGGCGGCGGCAAGGCCCTGCTCATCGAGAAGCCGGTCCTGCCGAACCGGATGGCCTCCCGCTTCCCCGTCCTCATCAACGCCTACGGCTCGGAGAAGCGGATGGCCCTGGCCCTTAGCTCCCCCTCCGTGGACGAGGTGGCGGGCAAGATCGCCTACCTCCTCAAGGCCAAGCCGCCCCGCTCCCTTTCGGAAGGGTGGGAGCTTTTCCGCGCGGGCCTCGACGTCCTCCTCCACGCCAAGCCGACCCGCGTGAAGAGCGGCCCGTGCAAGGACGTCATCCTGCGCGCGGAGGACGGCGGCATCGGCCTGGACGCCCTGCCCGTCCTCACCTGCTGGCCGGAAGACGGCGGCCCCTTCGTCACCCTGCCGAACGTCCACACCCGCGACCCCGACAGCGGGGAGCGGAACATCGGCATGTACCGGATGCAGGTCTTCTCCCCCTGGACGACCGGGATGCACTGGCAGGTCCACAAGGTCGGCGCACGCCACGGGAAACGCTATTACGAGACGGGCACGCGCATGCCCGTGGCCGTCTGCCTGGGGGCCGATCCGGCCCTGACCTTCGCCGCCACCGCGCCGATGCCAGACGGCTTCGACGAGCTGCTCCTGGCCGGGTTCCTGCGCGGCAAGTCGATCGACCTGGTGAAGTGCGAGACGAGCGACCTGGAAGTTCCCGCCGATTCCGACTTCGTCATCGAGGGCTACGTCGACCCCGCCGAGCCCCTCCGGCCGGAGGGCCCCTTTGGCGACCACACCGGCTTCTACACCCCGGTGGACAATTACCCCGCCTTCCACGTCACCTGCATCACCCACCGGAAGGACGCCGTTTACCCCGCCACGATCGTCGGAAAGCCGCCCATGGAAGACTTCTACCTGGGGACGGCCAGCGTCCGCGTCTTCCTGCCGGTCTTCAAGATGAACTTCCCGGAGATCGTCGACATGGCGCTCCCGGCGGAGGGGGTCTTCCACAACCTCGTCTTCGTCAGCATCAAGAAGCAGTACCCCTACCAGGCCTACAAGATCATGCACGCCCTCTGGGGAATGGGGCAGATGATGTTCGCCAAGATCATCGTGGTGGTCGACGAGGACGTGAACGTCCACGACACCAGCGACGTCCTCTTCCACCTCTGCGCCAACATCGACCCGCAGCGGGACAGCCTCTTCACCAAGGGGCCGTGCGACGCCCTGGACCACGCCCCCACCGTGGCGAACATCGGCTCCCACGTCGGCTTCGACGCCACGCGGAAGCTCCCCGGCGAGGGCTACACCCGGGGCTGGCCGGAGGAGTGCAGGCTCCCCGCCGGCCTCCTGGCGGAGATCGAGCGGAAATTCCCCCGCTAA
- a CDS encoding phosphoadenylyl-sulfate reductase, whose protein sequence is MNLDLPAAQERLAGMTAEARTAWAVETLQRRIVLSSSFGAQAAVCLHMAAQVWPEIPVVFLDTGYHFPETLRFVEELTGRLKLNLKTYRALPSPAELEARHGKLWEQGVEGITRYNEIVKVEPMRRALEELGAWGWIAGLRRQQASTRRELGFLGVQDGRLKVHPILDWTDRDVGAYLSKHQLPYHPLWEQGYVSIGDTHSTRKLTEGMTEEETRFGGLKRECGLHVGVEKI, encoded by the coding sequence TTGAACCTCGATCTTCCCGCCGCGCAGGAGCGCCTGGCCGGGATGACGGCGGAGGCGCGGACCGCCTGGGCGGTGGAGACGCTCCAGCGGCGGATCGTCCTTTCCTCCAGCTTCGGCGCGCAGGCGGCGGTCTGCCTCCACATGGCGGCGCAGGTCTGGCCGGAGATCCCGGTCGTCTTCCTCGACACGGGCTACCATTTCCCGGAAACGCTCCGCTTCGTGGAGGAGCTGACGGGCCGCCTGAAGCTGAATTTGAAAACCTACCGCGCGCTCCCCTCCCCCGCCGAGCTGGAGGCCCGCCACGGCAAGCTCTGGGAGCAGGGCGTGGAGGGGATCACCCGCTACAACGAGATCGTGAAGGTGGAGCCGATGCGCCGCGCGCTGGAGGAGCTGGGCGCGTGGGGCTGGATCGCCGGGCTGCGGCGGCAGCAGGCCTCGACGCGCCGGGAGCTGGGCTTCCTGGGCGTGCAGGACGGGCGGCTGAAGGTTCATCCCATCCTGGACTGGACCGACCGGGACGTCGGCGCCTATCTCTCCAAACATCAACTTCCCTACCACCCCCTTTGGGAGCAGGGCTACGTCTCCATCGGGGACACGCACAGCACCCGGAAGCTGACGGAGGGCATGACCGAGGAGGAGACCCGCTTCGGCGGGCTCAAGCGGGAATGCGGCCTGCACGTCGGCGTGGAAAAAATCTAA